DNA sequence from the Oceanibaculum indicum P24 genome:
GCCAGCCGCTCCGACAGCAGCCGCTTGCCCAGTGCCAGCCAGGCCTTTTCCTCGGGCAGGGCGGTGCCGGCGTAAACTAGCCCCTTGGCGGCCTGTACCAAGCCGGTGCCATCGCCTACCGTCGTCGCAACCCGGCCGAGATGGCGGGCCTGGCGGAACAGGCTGTCCAGGAAGCGGGCGCGGAACTCGTCGTCGGCGCTGGCGCAGAAGAAATCGTGATGGCCAATCCAGTTGGCGATGCGCTCGCCCAGAATATCGGCCTCCCAGGCGAAGCTGTCCCAGTCGTCGTAACGGTCGGTCCAGTCCGCCACCAGCTCGCGCGCGCGGCGCCTGGCCATGTCGCCGCCGACCTGGCGCAGGTCGCGCAGCCAGGCGAAGCCGTTCAGGGCGGCCTGCCAGTCACCGGTGGCGTTCTCCGGCACCCAGGCGTCAGGATCGCGGGGGTCCGCCGACAGCAGCACCACATGTCCGAGCAGCGAGAAGCGGCCCTCCAGGATCATCCGGCCATGGTCGGAATTGCCGGGCCAGCTGTCGGAGGGGACGGCGGCAATACGGTCGGGCACGCGGCCGGCGAGCATGTAGCGGTAGAGCGGCGTGCCGTAGGCGAAGGTTCTGACTGTCCGCCAGAGACCGCCCGGCCTGCCGCCCTGATGCCCGCCGCTGCTCTCGCGCGTGCCGCTCAACCCTATTTGCCCCTCAAGGTCTGGATGTTGGTGGCATAGGCGGCGGTACCGCCGGCAAAAGTGGCGGTGCCGGCCACCAGCACATCGGCGCCGGCGGCAATCACCTGCGGCGCGGTGCGGGCGTTGACCCCGCCATCGACCTCAAGCTCGATCGCCCGGCCGCTGTCGTCGATCATCCGGCGCAGCCGCGCAATCTTGCCAAGCTGGCTGTCGATGAAGCTTTGCCCGCCGAAACCGGGATTGACGCTCATCACCAGGATCAGGTCAATGTCGCCCATCAGATATTCGACCGCCTCGACCGGCGTTGCCGGGTTCAGCACGATGCCGGCACTCTTGCCCAGCGACTTGATCAGCTGGACCGTGCGGTGCGGGTGCGGGCCAGCCTCCGGGTGGAAGCTGATGATGTCAGCGCCGGCCTCGGCAAAGGCTTCGATGAAGGAATCGACCGGCGAGATCATCAGATGCACGTCGAAGGGCAGCGGGCTGTGCGGGCGCAGCGCCTTCACCACCAGCGGGCCGATGGTGAGGTTCGGCACGAAATGCCCGTCCATCACATCGACATGCACATAGTCGGCGCCAGCCTCCGTCAGCGCGCGCACTTCCTCGCCCAGCCGGGCGAAATCGGCCGATAGGATGGAGGGGGCAATCTTCACGGGTCGAGACATGCTGCGTTCCTTATCCCTTTAACCAAGACGCCGCAAGCGCGCGGCATAGAATCCATCAACTCCGCCCTCATCCGCAAGATGGCAGGGCAGGGTGCGCACATCGCCGTCCGGGGTCATGCACTCGGCCCAGCCGCCGATCTCGGCCGGATCGACCGGGACCCGCTCCCACGCGCCCGCAGCGCGGTCGAGAAGGGCGGCGATGCGCTCCTCCCCCTCCGCCGGCAGCAGCGAGCAGGTGGCATAGACCAGCAGCCCGCCCGGTTTTACGAGATGGGCGGCATGATCCAGCAGCCGGTCCTGCAGGGCGGCCAGCTTGGTGACATCGGCGGGCGTCTTGCCCAGCGCCACATCGGGATGGCGGCGGATCGTGCCGGTGGCGCTGCACGGTGCGTCCAGCAGCAGCGCGTCGGCAGGGTCGGCGGGCATCCATGCCGTGCCATCGGCTGCCTGGGTCGCGGCAGCAAGGCCGAGGCGCTGCAGATTGCGCGACAGCCTTTCCAGCCGTTTCACCGAACGGTCAATGGCGGTGACCCGGGCGCCGGCGGCGGCCAGCTGCGACGTCTTGCCGCCGGGCGCGGCGCACAGATCGATCACATCCTTGCCGGCAACATCCCCCAGCAGCCGGGCCGGCAGGGCGGCGGCGGCGTCCTGCACCCACCAGGCGCCCTCTTCATAGCCGGGAAGATCGGCGATGGCACCGCCGAAGCCACGGCGGATGGTGCCGGTCGGCAGCAGGGTGCCCTCCAGCCGTTCGGCCCAGAGTGCGGCGTCTGCCTTCACGCTGATGTCGAGCGGTGGCTCGGTCATGTTGGCGGCGGCGATGGCGCGGGCGGTCACTTCGCCATATGCGCCGACGAGAGCATGCCACAGCCAGTCCGGCATGTTCAGCCATGCGGCATCCTGATCGTCCAGCAGAGCCTTGCCCTCGCGGTCCAGCCGGCGCAGCACCGCGTTCGCCAGCCCCTTGAAGCCGGCATGGCGGGTCTTTGCCAGCAGCGAGACGGCGGAATCGATGGCGGCATGGGCTGGCACATCGAGAAACAGCAATTGCGTGACGCCCAGCCGCAGGGCGTGGCGCACCGGCTGGGCCGAGGCCGGCAGCGGCTTTTCCAGGCAATGCGCGATGAGGGCGTCGGTCTGGCCCAGCCGCTTCAGCGCCGTGCTGGCGATCAGCCGGGCGAAGCCCCGGTCGCGGGCTGACAATCCGTTGCCCGCCGCCTCGTCGAACGCT
Encoded proteins:
- a CDS encoding heparinase II/III family protein, whose amino-acid sequence is MSGTRESSGGHQGGRPGGLWRTVRTFAYGTPLYRYMLAGRVPDRIAAVPSDSWPGNSDHGRMILEGRFSLLGHVVLLSADPRDPDAWVPENATGDWQAALNGFAWLRDLRQVGGDMARRRARELVADWTDRYDDWDSFAWEADILGERIANWIGHHDFFCASADDEFRARFLDSLFRQARHLGRVATTVGDGTGLVQAAKGLVYAGTALPEEKAWLALGKRLLSERLA
- the rpe gene encoding ribulose-phosphate 3-epimerase; the encoded protein is MSRPVKIAPSILSADFARLGEEVRALTEAGADYVHVDVMDGHFVPNLTIGPLVVKALRPHSPLPFDVHLMISPVDSFIEAFAEAGADIISFHPEAGPHPHRTVQLIKSLGKSAGIVLNPATPVEAVEYLMGDIDLILVMSVNPGFGGQSFIDSQLGKIARLRRMIDDSGRAIELEVDGGVNARTAPQVIAAGADVLVAGTATFAGGTAAYATNIQTLRGK
- a CDS encoding RsmB/NOP family class I SAM-dependent RNA methyltransferase, which gives rise to MPRSYADRAVALATLSAVLDRNRPLEEAFDEAAGNGLSARDRGFARLIASTALKRLGQTDALIAHCLEKPLPASAQPVRHALRLGVTQLLFLDVPAHAAIDSAVSLLAKTRHAGFKGLANAVLRRLDREGKALLDDQDAAWLNMPDWLWHALVGAYGEVTARAIAAANMTEPPLDISVKADAALWAERLEGTLLPTGTIRRGFGGAIADLPGYEEGAWWVQDAAAALPARLLGDVAGKDVIDLCAAPGGKTSQLAAAGARVTAIDRSVKRLERLSRNLQRLGLAAATQAADGTAWMPADPADALLLDAPCSATGTIRRHPDVALGKTPADVTKLAALQDRLLDHAAHLVKPGGLLVYATCSLLPAEGEERIAALLDRAAGAWERVPVDPAEIGGWAECMTPDGDVRTLPCHLADEGGVDGFYAARLRRLG